The Leptodactylus fuscus isolate aLepFus1 chromosome 3, aLepFus1.hap2, whole genome shotgun sequence genome has a segment encoding these proteins:
- the KLHL24 gene encoding kelch-like protein 24 isoform X1: protein MVLILGRRLNREESGVRESPATKRKVFEMDQKLSGHEVFDFNSGSSHSESILQTFNEFRESRLFTDVIICVEGREFPCHRAVLSACSSYFRAMFCNDHRESREMLVEINGIFAEAMDCFLQYVYTGKVKITTENVQYLFETSSLFQISVLRDACAKFLEEQLDPCNCLGIQHFADTHSLKTLFTKCKTFAQQAFEVVVQHEEFLELGKAEVIDYISSDDLVVNKEECVFEAVMRWVYHHVDVRRPMLHELLTHVRLPLLHPNYFVQTVEVDQLIQNSPECYQLLHEARRYHILGNEMMSPRTRPRRSTGYSEVIVVVGGCERVGGFNLPYTECYDPVTGEWKSLAKLPEFTKSEYAVCALRNDILVSGGRINSRDVWIYNSQLNIWIRVASLNKGRWRHKMAVLLGKVYVVGGYDGQNRLSSVECYDSFSNRWTDVAPLKEAVSSPAVTSCVGKLFVIGGGPDDNTCSDKVQCYDPDTNSWLLRASIPIAKRCITAVSLNNLIYVAGGLTKAIYCYDPVEDYWIHVQNTFSRQVVGPSELNTVLKENCGMSVCNGKIFILGGRGENGEATDTILCYDPATSIITGVAAMPRPVSYHGCVTIHRYNEKPFKM from the exons ATGGTACTCATATTAGGACGCCGTTTAAACAGAGAGGAGAGTGGAGTTCGTGAATCGCCTGCAACCAAGAGAAAAGTCTTTGAGATGGATCAAAAGTTGTCAGGTCACGAGGTGTTTGATTTTAATTCTGGGTCTTCCCATTCAGAAAGCATCCTGCAAACCTTCAATGAGTTTCGGGAGAGCCGCTTGTTCACCGATGTCATCATATGTGTGGAAGGCAGAGAATTCCCATGTCACAGAGCCGTCCTCTCGGCCTGTAGCAGCTACTTCCGGGCCATGTTCTGCAACGATCACAGAGAAAGCAGGGAGATGTTGGTGGAGATCAATGGGATTTTTGCCGAAGCCATGGATTGCTTTTTGCAGTATGTCTATACAGGAAAAGTCAAGATCACAACTGAGAATGTTCAGTATCTGTTTGAAACCTCTAGCTTGTTCCAGATCAGTGTGCTGCGTGATGCTTGTGCCAAATTTTTGGAAGAGCAGCTTGACCCATGCAATTGCTTAGGAATCCAACATTTTGCTGATACTCACTCATTGAAGACTCTCTTCACCAAGTGTAAAACCTTTGCCCAGCAGGCATTTGAAGTTGTGGTCCAGCATGAAGAGTTTTTGGAGCTGGGAAAAGCTGAAGTAATTGATTATATCAGTAGTGATGATCTGGTTGTCAACAAAGAAGAGTGTGTGTTTGAGGCTGTCATGCGATGGGTGTACCACCATGTTGATGTCAGGAGACCTATGTTGCATGAGCTCCTAACACACGTCCGGCTACCTCTGCTGCATCCCAACTACTTTGTGCAAACCGTAGAAGTGGATCAACTCATTCAGAACTCTCCAGAATGCTACCAGCTGCTCCATGAAGCCAGGAGATATCACATACTTGGAAATGAGATGATGTCACCACGGACCAGGCCACGCAG GTCCACTGGCTACTCTGAGGTCATTGTAGTAGTCGGAGGTTGTGAACGTGTTGGAGGATTTAACCTTCCTTACACTGAATGTTACGATCCAGTAACCGGAGAGTGGAAATCCCTGGCAAAACTTCCAGAATTTACAAAGTCAGAATATGCAGTGTGCGCCTTAAGAAATGACATTCTTGTGTCAG gtggAAGGATCAACAGTCGTGATGTATGGATCTATAACTCTCAGCTAAATATCTGGATCAGAGTTGCCTCCTTGAACAAGGGAAGATGGCGTCATAAGATGGCTGTCCTTCTTGGGAAA GTTTATGTTGTTGGAGGATACGATGGACAGAATAGACTGAGCAGTGTTGAATGTTATGATTCATTCTCTAATCGATGGACAGATGTGGCTCCCCTGAAGGAGGCGGTGAGCTCGCCCGCCGTTACAAGCTGTGTTGGCAAATTATTTGTGATTGGAGGAGGACCAGATGACAATACATGTTCTGACAAG GTTCAGTGCTATGATCCAGACACAAATTCGTGGTTACTACGTGCCTCAATACCGATAGCAAAGAGATGTATTACAGCCGTGTCCTTGAACAACCTCATCTACGTTGCTGGAGGGCTCACAAAGGCAATTTACTGCTATGACCCTGTAGAAGATTACTGGATACATGTGCAGAATACATTCAGCAGACAG GTGGTAGGGCCTTCTGAATTGAACACAGTTCTCAAG GAGAACTGTGGCATGTCAGTCTGCAATGGAAAAATCTTTATACTTGGTGGACGAGGCGAGAACGGAGAGGCGACCGATACCATCCTGTGTTACGATCCAGCAACCAGCATCATTACAGGAGTGGCCGCCATGCCCAGACCAGTCTCTTATCATGGCTGTGTAACAATCCACAGATACAATGAGAAGCCCTTCAAAATGTGA
- the KLHL24 gene encoding kelch-like protein 24 isoform X2 produces MVLILGRRLNREESGVRESPATKRKVFEMDQKLSGHEVFDFNSGSSHSESILQTFNEFRESRLFTDVIICVEGREFPCHRAVLSACSSYFRAMFCNDHRESREMLVEINGIFAEAMDCFLQYVYTGKVKITTENVQYLFETSSLFQISVLRDACAKFLEEQLDPCNCLGIQHFADTHSLKTLFTKCKTFAQQAFEVVVQHEEFLELGKAEVIDYISSDDLVVNKEECVFEAVMRWVYHHVDVRRPMLHELLTHVRLPLLHPNYFVQTVEVDQLIQNSPECYQLLHEARRYHILGNEMMSPRTRPRRSTGYSEVIVVVGGCERVGGFNLPYTECYDPVTGEWKSLAKLPEFTKSEYAVCALRNDILVSGGRINSRDVWIYNSQLNIWIRVASLNKGRWRHKMAVLLGKVYVVGGYDGQNRLSSVECYDSFSNRWTDVAPLKEAVSSPAVTSCVGKLFVIGGGPDDNTCSDKVQCYDPDTNSWLLRASIPIAKRCITAVSLNNLIYVAGGLTKAIYCYDPVEDYWIHVQNTFSRQENCGMSVCNGKIFILGGRGENGEATDTILCYDPATSIITGVAAMPRPVSYHGCVTIHRYNEKPFKM; encoded by the exons ATGGTACTCATATTAGGACGCCGTTTAAACAGAGAGGAGAGTGGAGTTCGTGAATCGCCTGCAACCAAGAGAAAAGTCTTTGAGATGGATCAAAAGTTGTCAGGTCACGAGGTGTTTGATTTTAATTCTGGGTCTTCCCATTCAGAAAGCATCCTGCAAACCTTCAATGAGTTTCGGGAGAGCCGCTTGTTCACCGATGTCATCATATGTGTGGAAGGCAGAGAATTCCCATGTCACAGAGCCGTCCTCTCGGCCTGTAGCAGCTACTTCCGGGCCATGTTCTGCAACGATCACAGAGAAAGCAGGGAGATGTTGGTGGAGATCAATGGGATTTTTGCCGAAGCCATGGATTGCTTTTTGCAGTATGTCTATACAGGAAAAGTCAAGATCACAACTGAGAATGTTCAGTATCTGTTTGAAACCTCTAGCTTGTTCCAGATCAGTGTGCTGCGTGATGCTTGTGCCAAATTTTTGGAAGAGCAGCTTGACCCATGCAATTGCTTAGGAATCCAACATTTTGCTGATACTCACTCATTGAAGACTCTCTTCACCAAGTGTAAAACCTTTGCCCAGCAGGCATTTGAAGTTGTGGTCCAGCATGAAGAGTTTTTGGAGCTGGGAAAAGCTGAAGTAATTGATTATATCAGTAGTGATGATCTGGTTGTCAACAAAGAAGAGTGTGTGTTTGAGGCTGTCATGCGATGGGTGTACCACCATGTTGATGTCAGGAGACCTATGTTGCATGAGCTCCTAACACACGTCCGGCTACCTCTGCTGCATCCCAACTACTTTGTGCAAACCGTAGAAGTGGATCAACTCATTCAGAACTCTCCAGAATGCTACCAGCTGCTCCATGAAGCCAGGAGATATCACATACTTGGAAATGAGATGATGTCACCACGGACCAGGCCACGCAG GTCCACTGGCTACTCTGAGGTCATTGTAGTAGTCGGAGGTTGTGAACGTGTTGGAGGATTTAACCTTCCTTACACTGAATGTTACGATCCAGTAACCGGAGAGTGGAAATCCCTGGCAAAACTTCCAGAATTTACAAAGTCAGAATATGCAGTGTGCGCCTTAAGAAATGACATTCTTGTGTCAG gtggAAGGATCAACAGTCGTGATGTATGGATCTATAACTCTCAGCTAAATATCTGGATCAGAGTTGCCTCCTTGAACAAGGGAAGATGGCGTCATAAGATGGCTGTCCTTCTTGGGAAA GTTTATGTTGTTGGAGGATACGATGGACAGAATAGACTGAGCAGTGTTGAATGTTATGATTCATTCTCTAATCGATGGACAGATGTGGCTCCCCTGAAGGAGGCGGTGAGCTCGCCCGCCGTTACAAGCTGTGTTGGCAAATTATTTGTGATTGGAGGAGGACCAGATGACAATACATGTTCTGACAAG GTTCAGTGCTATGATCCAGACACAAATTCGTGGTTACTACGTGCCTCAATACCGATAGCAAAGAGATGTATTACAGCCGTGTCCTTGAACAACCTCATCTACGTTGCTGGAGGGCTCACAAAGGCAATTTACTGCTATGACCCTGTAGAAGATTACTGGATACATGTGCAGAATACATTCAGCAGACAG GAGAACTGTGGCATGTCAGTCTGCAATGGAAAAATCTTTATACTTGGTGGACGAGGCGAGAACGGAGAGGCGACCGATACCATCCTGTGTTACGATCCAGCAACCAGCATCATTACAGGAGTGGCCGCCATGCCCAGACCAGTCTCTTATCATGGCTGTGTAACAATCCACAGATACAATGAGAAGCCCTTCAAAATGTGA